Proteins from a single region of Sandaracinaceae bacterium:
- a CDS encoding undecaprenyl/decaprenyl-phosphate alpha-N-acetylglucosaminyl 1-phosphate transferase, translated as MRSSAAGLLGAFLVSLALIPFAKWVARRVGAVDVGGGRRVHDGSIPRLGGIAVVLGFFVPLVALFFTESYVASIFYSQPKRIMGLLGGGLIVATLGALDDVRGVRPRTKLAVQTLAALLAYTCGYRIEGMLLPFVGTVHLGWLSVPATCFWFVAIINALNLIDGLDGLAGGVAFFACVGNFVVAVIGDAYMVMLLSATLAGAIVGFLVFNFNPASIFMGDSGSMFLGFVLAATSLLGALVKNTTVVAIAVPVMVLGLPIADTAIAMLRRALTQRPIMTADRGHIHHRLLDLGLTHRRAVLTLYGVCAALTIAAVAASLGRGLETTIALVLFAIVLAGLVRVAGVFDRAMVAAQRRNRPLNDVTARVRAALPDAMLALTPETRGADLHAVLDRFVREAGLRHAGFADGSEPTAGPDVVRCACGDEYLDFTVSDARQAGPELQLALDVYASVIAAVHERDHHRPISERAPRPDALAVGE; from the coding sequence ATGCGCTCATCCGCCGCCGGCCTCCTGGGTGCGTTCCTCGTCTCGCTCGCGCTGATCCCCTTCGCCAAGTGGGTGGCGCGCCGGGTGGGGGCCGTCGACGTGGGCGGCGGCCGGCGCGTCCACGACGGATCCATCCCGAGGCTGGGCGGCATCGCCGTCGTCCTGGGCTTCTTCGTCCCATTGGTGGCGCTGTTCTTCACGGAGAGCTACGTCGCCTCGATCTTCTACAGCCAGCCCAAGCGCATCATGGGCCTGCTGGGAGGGGGCTTGATCGTCGCGACGCTCGGCGCCCTGGACGACGTGCGGGGCGTGCGCCCGCGGACCAAGCTGGCCGTCCAGACCCTCGCCGCGCTGCTCGCCTACACGTGTGGCTACCGAATCGAGGGCATGCTGCTGCCCTTCGTCGGCACGGTGCACCTGGGGTGGCTGTCCGTCCCAGCCACGTGCTTCTGGTTCGTGGCCATCATCAATGCGCTCAACCTCATCGATGGCCTCGACGGCCTCGCGGGCGGCGTCGCGTTCTTCGCCTGCGTCGGAAACTTCGTGGTGGCGGTGATCGGCGACGCCTACATGGTCATGCTGCTCTCGGCCACACTCGCTGGCGCGATCGTCGGCTTCTTGGTGTTCAACTTCAACCCCGCCAGCATCTTCATGGGGGACTCGGGCAGCATGTTTCTCGGCTTCGTGCTCGCCGCGACGTCGCTGCTGGGGGCGCTCGTGAAGAACACGACCGTGGTGGCCATCGCGGTGCCTGTCATGGTGCTGGGCCTCCCCATCGCGGACACCGCCATCGCCATGCTCCGTCGGGCGCTGACCCAGCGGCCCATCATGACCGCCGACCGCGGTCACATCCACCACCGCCTCCTGGACCTCGGGCTCACTCACCGACGCGCGGTGCTGACCCTCTACGGCGTGTGCGCGGCCCTCACCATCGCGGCGGTCGCCGCGTCGCTGGGGCGGGGCCTCGAGACGACCATCGCCCTCGTGCTGTTCGCGATCGTGCTGGCGGGTCTCGTGCGGGTCGCGGGCGTGTTCGACCGGGCCATGGTCGCCGCCCAGCGTCGCAATCGTCCGCTCAACGACGTGACGGCGCGCGTCCGCGCCGCGCTCCCGGATGCCATGCTGGCGCTCACCCCCGAGACGCGCGGAGCCGACCTGCACGCCGTCCTCGACCGCTTCGTCCGCGAGGCGGGCCTGCGGCACGCGGGCTTCGCAGACGGCTCGGAGCCCACCGCCGGACCAGACGTGGTGCGCTGCGCGTGTGGCGACGAGTACCTCGACTTCACCGTCAGCGACGCCCGGCAAGCGGGCCCTGAGCTACAGCTCGCCCTCGACGTCTATGCCAGCGTCATCGCCGCGGTCCACGAACGAGACCATCACCGCCCGATCTCGGAACGGGCGCCGCGACCCGACGCGCTCGCAGTTGGCGAGTAG
- a CDS encoding peptidoglycan DD-metalloendopeptidase family protein, translated as MKRRVRLWFLCCLALATPVLAQPAFPPLSPLNPGAALDPMGELDEAIAEQELLVRTEETRRARLAAELDALGSARADFEQRIVRQGRALYRIRRTGLLPVAGGFEAMLSHLSRVERLERLVQREIDNVRTTRDRQIALQRDITRLDRSAEEGRERLARLHGDRRRAQEQQQLAMLYEQTFMAPSLPLSPVAPLPGTLQLSDGSSLAPTFVTMRGRLGIPTEGRYRTVDVQREDGPGVEFRVEGEAPARVVADGRVAFVGRYGSYGLMVIVEHGDSFFTVYAGLGGADVQVGTVLRMGQRVGRVLGAPLLFQVRRGTRALDARSWLGI; from the coding sequence ATGAAGCGACGCGTGCGACTGTGGTTCCTCTGCTGCTTGGCCCTCGCGACTCCGGTGCTCGCGCAGCCCGCCTTCCCGCCGTTGTCGCCACTGAATCCGGGGGCCGCCCTGGACCCCATGGGAGAGCTCGACGAGGCCATCGCCGAGCAAGAGCTGCTCGTTCGGACCGAGGAGACGCGTCGGGCCCGGCTGGCGGCAGAGCTGGACGCCCTCGGGTCGGCTCGGGCCGACTTCGAGCAGCGCATCGTGCGTCAGGGCCGCGCGCTCTACCGCATCCGTCGCACCGGGTTGCTGCCTGTCGCCGGAGGCTTCGAGGCGATGCTCAGCCACCTCTCGCGCGTGGAGCGCCTCGAGCGCCTTGTGCAGCGTGAGATCGACAACGTCCGCACCACGCGCGACCGACAGATCGCCCTGCAACGCGACATCACGCGCCTCGACCGCAGCGCCGAGGAGGGCCGAGAGCGGCTCGCGCGACTGCACGGGGATCGGCGACGCGCCCAAGAGCAGCAGCAGCTGGCCATGCTCTATGAACAGACCTTCATGGCACCGTCGCTGCCGCTCTCCCCCGTGGCGCCGCTCCCGGGGACGCTGCAGCTCTCGGACGGGAGCTCGCTGGCGCCCACGTTCGTCACGATGCGTGGCCGCCTGGGCATCCCGACGGAGGGGCGCTACCGCACCGTGGACGTGCAGCGGGAGGACGGACCGGGCGTCGAGTTCCGTGTCGAAGGGGAGGCGCCTGCGCGCGTCGTGGCGGATGGTCGCGTCGCGTTCGTGGGTCGTTACGGGTCCTATGGATTGATGGTCATCGTGGAGCACGGTGACAGCTTCTTCACGGTGTACGCAGGGCTCGGTGGCGCAGACGTGCAGGTGGGCACGGTGCTGCGGATGGGGCAGCGGGTGGGGCGCGTGCTCGGGGCTCCGCTCCTGTTCCAGGTGCGCCGTGGGACGCGGGCGTTGGACGCGCGCAGCTGGTTGGGGATCTGA
- a CDS encoding polysaccharide biosynthesis tyrosine autokinase produces the protein MSDGNDTTEPGGRGFDPREILRIVIRFGWIALVLAVLGGVGGAVWTSRQPRIYSATSTLEYEPNPPRPLGRGVEDVADPFGNFWASREFFDTQNRVIGSRNVLDRVVQQLALHQDAGFHGHTGEAAEHFEGSTVEATAGLLSARLSVEPVPSTRLVNLVVKDTDPERAASIANAIAAAYIEKTLEDRMRSTVTALEWLDGQLTALRSDLEASENALYEFKREHDVLSLSLEENQNVIAHEILGFSEALTTARTRRIELAARAERLRRALSMDPLEAPLSGLANVEAIAALRSALVEKLAERERLAVRYGDNHPDMVALDAEIRVQQEQLVREMRSVINGTEGEFEEARRVEGGLRAAVNQAHRDGLDLNLQEIEYQRLNRERENKAEIYQLVLQRTTETDLTRMLQVTHARVLDRALPPRNPISPVLMTNLGGGVALGFVLGLALIGLIVRLDRRLKSVEDVEALGLRVVGILPKLPEVDLPELSSHHRPTSAAAECARTIRTNLTFMNAARPSRCFVITSASPREGKTTIACNIAIALAHSSKSVLLIDTDLRRPRAHKPFGADNKVGVTSVILGETTLAEAVTHTEVEGLDLLSSGPVPPNPSELLHTPAFQALRDAANAAYEWVIFDSPPVGAVTDSAVIAPQVDGVMLVVRAQQTTRESVEAALRQMRAVDAVMIGCVVNDVDVNSRTYGYGYHQYYRSESYAYTADPADAAG, from the coding sequence GTGAGCGACGGGAACGACACGACCGAGCCCGGGGGGCGGGGCTTCGACCCCCGCGAGATCCTCCGCATCGTGATCCGCTTCGGCTGGATCGCCCTCGTCCTGGCTGTGCTCGGCGGCGTGGGCGGCGCGGTCTGGACGTCACGACAGCCGCGCATCTACAGCGCCACCAGCACCCTCGAGTACGAGCCCAACCCCCCGCGACCTCTCGGCCGCGGTGTCGAAGATGTCGCCGACCCATTCGGCAACTTCTGGGCCAGCCGGGAGTTCTTCGACACGCAGAACCGCGTGATCGGGAGCCGCAACGTGCTGGACCGGGTCGTTCAACAGCTCGCGCTCCACCAAGACGCCGGCTTCCACGGACACACGGGTGAGGCCGCAGAGCACTTCGAGGGGAGCACGGTCGAAGCGACGGCGGGCCTGCTGTCCGCCCGGCTCTCGGTCGAGCCCGTTCCGTCGACGCGCCTGGTCAACCTGGTCGTGAAGGACACGGACCCGGAGCGGGCCGCCAGCATCGCGAACGCCATCGCCGCCGCGTACATCGAGAAGACCCTCGAGGATCGCATGCGCTCCACGGTCACGGCCCTCGAGTGGCTCGACGGCCAGCTCACCGCGCTGCGCTCCGACCTCGAGGCGTCCGAGAACGCCCTCTACGAGTTCAAGCGCGAACACGACGTGTTGTCGTTGTCCCTCGAGGAGAACCAGAACGTCATCGCGCACGAGATCCTCGGCTTCAGTGAGGCGTTGACCACGGCCCGCACGCGCCGCATCGAGCTCGCGGCCCGCGCCGAGCGCCTCCGCCGCGCGCTCTCCATGGACCCACTGGAGGCTCCGTTGTCGGGTCTGGCCAACGTCGAAGCCATCGCGGCGCTGCGCTCGGCGTTGGTCGAGAAGCTCGCCGAGCGGGAGCGGCTGGCCGTGCGGTACGGCGACAACCACCCGGACATGGTGGCGCTGGACGCCGAGATTCGCGTGCAGCAAGAGCAGCTGGTGCGCGAGATGCGCTCGGTCATCAACGGCACCGAGGGAGAGTTCGAAGAGGCGCGCCGCGTCGAGGGCGGGCTGCGCGCGGCCGTGAACCAAGCCCACCGCGACGGCCTCGACCTCAACTTGCAGGAGATCGAATACCAACGGCTCAACCGGGAGCGCGAGAACAAAGCCGAGATCTATCAGCTGGTGCTGCAGCGCACGACCGAGACCGACCTCACCCGCATGTTGCAGGTCACCCACGCGCGCGTGCTGGATCGAGCGCTGCCGCCGCGGAACCCGATCAGCCCTGTCCTCATGACCAACCTGGGCGGCGGTGTCGCGCTCGGCTTCGTGCTCGGCCTCGCGCTGATCGGCCTCATCGTGCGGCTCGACCGTCGCCTCAAGTCGGTCGAAGACGTGGAGGCGTTGGGTCTGCGGGTCGTGGGCATCCTCCCCAAGCTCCCCGAGGTAGACCTGCCGGAGCTCAGCTCGCACCATCGCCCCACCTCCGCGGCTGCCGAGTGCGCGCGTACCATCCGCACGAACCTCACGTTCATGAACGCGGCGCGTCCGTCGCGCTGCTTCGTCATCACGAGCGCCTCCCCACGCGAGGGGAAGACCACCATCGCCTGCAACATCGCCATCGCGCTGGCGCACTCGAGCAAGTCGGTGCTGCTCATCGACACCGACCTCCGCCGGCCGCGTGCCCACAAGCCCTTCGGTGCGGACAACAAGGTCGGCGTCACCTCCGTCATATTGGGCGAGACCACGCTGGCCGAGGCCGTGACCCACACCGAGGTCGAGGGGCTCGATCTGCTCTCCTCTGGCCCCGTGCCCCCGAACCCGTCGGAGTTGCTCCACACGCCAGCCTTCCAAGCGCTGCGCGACGCCGCGAACGCCGCGTACGAGTGGGTCATCTTCGACAGCCCGCCAGTGGGCGCCGTCACCGACTCCGCGGTCATCGCGCCGCAGGTGGATGGCGTGATGCTCGTCGTACGGGCTCAGCAGACCACGCGAGAGAGCGTCGAGGCGGCGCTCCGCCAGATGCGCGCCGTCGACGCGGTGATGATCGGTTGCGTCGTGAACGACGTGGACGTCAACAGTCGCACCTATGGCTACGGCTACCACCAGTACTACCGCTCCGAGTCGTACGCATACACAGCCGACCCAGCCGACGCGGCGGGCTGA
- a CDS encoding O-antigen ligase family protein: protein MTSDTRAAPSSLRERRKRTRARRRRRSIEPPPQLWAKVLVGMHVALAPLLIAGAFPWAAATSAASGVALLFAVVISERDRPLPWSPGLLALLGVGAFMALQTLPLPLSMVQVLSPLSADDALHVAAMLGEPAPDWVPLSRDPGRTRLSLMLAINLACTALSLSLLVERHRPRGFMRAIATACVAIVAVSLGHAAVGAETVFGLYTPILSRSFGPIINVNHLSAFAALTSLLCLGLGLQEDSQGRRTLAYVGATMAASLALLTASRGGALSLLLATLMAVYLSRRSGARLSLPLKLGLGALILAAIAGFGLVVIGVREVQGTSDVERLEVWRRSAELALDHWATGAGRGAFEPAFLFRSTFSARYTHPENVLLQYGTELGLPLTVAALLLFGRATWRALRSSQTSAALAAGAVLLLFLHDLFDFSLELSGVAVPAAACAGVAWARAHEARKPASYVWVTAAAAALGLAALIVRLPTDDPEAARARLTDSSLSGADLAELERQIATLHPADGILTGLLGHRYAERGSPRAGRWLNRSMYLAPEWGDPHGLAALWLVRMGRPEQALMEVREADRRRAGLGTRALCEILGTTVDPEVIRRASVDPDDIHPTIERARRCTNDAGFRAGLDALAVAHGTDDYAAHQRLLLAEARANPAAALAAAETLRAAHPDDPGAVGVWLDILILADPSAALAERGREGIGEATLWRLADVASTSGDRAALDEIVAGLRRAAAGQSRAIAVIDGRHGRLLIQLGATEDGVALLRESMALDPDGPGAQELLRVAVRDHRLGLGRAAAQHICRQQGRDSLPCRTAERQVDRLAESTPGVAPAPR from the coding sequence CGTGGCGTTGCTGTTCGCCGTCGTGATCAGCGAGCGCGACCGCCCCCTGCCGTGGTCCCCGGGTCTGCTCGCGCTGCTGGGGGTGGGCGCGTTCATGGCGCTCCAGACGCTGCCCCTTCCACTCTCCATGGTGCAGGTGCTGTCTCCCCTCTCGGCGGATGACGCGCTGCACGTCGCCGCCATGCTCGGCGAGCCCGCGCCGGACTGGGTCCCGCTGTCCCGTGACCCGGGCCGCACACGGCTCAGCCTCATGCTGGCGATCAACCTCGCGTGCACTGCGCTGTCGCTCAGTCTACTGGTCGAGCGTCACAGGCCGCGCGGATTCATGCGCGCCATCGCGACAGCCTGCGTCGCCATCGTCGCCGTGTCCCTGGGCCACGCCGCGGTCGGCGCCGAGACCGTGTTCGGCCTGTACACGCCCATCCTGTCTCGCTCGTTCGGACCGATCATCAACGTCAATCACCTGAGCGCGTTCGCCGCGCTCACCAGCCTGCTCTGCCTTGGGCTCGGGCTGCAGGAAGACTCGCAGGGCCGTCGGACGCTGGCGTACGTGGGCGCCACCATGGCGGCGTCGCTGGCCCTACTGACCGCGTCGCGCGGCGGCGCGCTCAGCCTGCTGCTCGCGACGCTGATGGCGGTCTACCTTTCCCGGCGCTCGGGAGCGCGCCTGTCGCTCCCCCTCAAGCTGGGGTTGGGGGCTCTCATCCTGGCCGCCATCGCGGGGTTCGGGTTGGTGGTGATCGGGGTGCGCGAAGTCCAGGGGACGAGCGACGTCGAGCGCCTCGAGGTGTGGCGACGCAGCGCCGAGCTGGCGCTCGACCACTGGGCTACCGGCGCCGGTCGGGGGGCGTTCGAGCCCGCGTTCCTGTTCCGCTCGACGTTCTCGGCCCGCTACACACACCCCGAGAACGTGCTGCTGCAATACGGTACGGAGCTGGGGCTCCCGCTCACGGTCGCGGCGCTGCTCTTGTTCGGGCGGGCCACCTGGCGCGCGCTGCGGAGCTCCCAGACGTCCGCGGCCCTCGCGGCGGGCGCCGTGCTGCTGTTGTTCCTGCACGATCTCTTCGACTTCTCGCTGGAGCTCTCGGGGGTCGCCGTACCCGCCGCCGCCTGCGCGGGGGTGGCGTGGGCCCGCGCCCACGAAGCTCGCAAGCCGGCCTCGTATGTGTGGGTCACGGCCGCGGCGGCCGCGCTGGGTCTGGCTGCCCTCATCGTGCGCCTGCCCACCGACGACCCCGAGGCCGCTCGCGCGCGGCTGACGGACTCGAGCCTCTCTGGCGCCGACTTGGCCGAGCTCGAACGTCAGATCGCCACGCTCCACCCCGCGGACGGCATCCTGACCGGGCTGCTGGGCCATCGCTACGCCGAGCGCGGCTCCCCACGGGCCGGCCGCTGGCTGAACCGGAGCATGTACCTGGCGCCGGAATGGGGTGACCCCCATGGCCTCGCCGCGCTGTGGTTGGTCCGCATGGGCCGCCCGGAACAGGCGCTGATGGAGGTCCGGGAGGCGGATCGGCGGCGCGCAGGGCTGGGTACCCGCGCGCTCTGCGAGATCCTCGGGACGACGGTCGACCCGGAGGTGATCCGACGGGCCAGCGTCGACCCGGACGACATCCACCCCACCATCGAGCGGGCGCGGCGCTGCACGAACGACGCCGGGTTCCGAGCCGGACTCGACGCGTTGGCGGTGGCCCATGGAACCGACGACTACGCGGCGCACCAGCGCTTGCTCTTGGCGGAAGCTCGAGCGAACCCCGCGGCTGCCCTCGCCGCCGCCGAGACGCTCCGGGCCGCACATCCGGACGACCCCGGTGCCGTGGGCGTGTGGCTGGACATCCTGATCCTGGCGGACCCCAGCGCCGCGCTCGCGGAGCGCGGTCGCGAGGGCATCGGCGAGGCCACGCTGTGGCGGCTCGCCGACGTGGCGAGCACGAGTGGGGACCGGGCGGCGCTGGACGAGATCGTCGCGGGCCTGAGGCGAGCAGCGGCTGGGCAGAGCCGCGCCATCGCCGTCATCGACGGAAGGCACGGACGCCTGTTGATCCAGCTGGGCGCCACGGAGGACGGCGTGGCGCTGCTGCGGGAGTCGATGGCGCTCGACCCCGACGGCCCTGGGGCGCAGGAGCTGCTGCGCGTGGCTGTCCGGGACCACCGACTGGGGCTCGGGCGAGCCGCCGCCCAACACATCTGCCGCCAACAGGGCCGCGACAGCCTCCCTTGCCGCACGGCAGAGCGGCAGGTGGACCGCCTCGCAGAGAGCACTCCTGGGGTGGCGCCAGCCCCCCGCTGA
- a CDS encoding ATP-binding cassette domain-containing protein: MRSSDLDDGTVVRPFPFFRAGVRADPSVASKPILVLEDVHKYFRADKPTLRGLNLTVERGEFLFVTGPSGAGKSTLLQLIYRKHTVDEGRIMFCGRDIARLTPKSIPYLRRNLGVVFQDFKVVQHWTVFENVAVALEILDMPQRLVRSRVVETLERVGLAGRGGERTSNLSGGEQQRVAVARAIVTEPALILADEPTGNLDPHLAIDILTLFEEVNETGTTVIFASHDHSLISKRDHRIISIEDGRVSEARRGLRSWSARGIISAAETGRGSGLHKHPVAV; this comes from the coding sequence ATGCGCAGCTCCGACCTCGACGATGGCACCGTTGTTCGGCCGTTCCCTTTCTTCCGCGCAGGGGTCCGCGCCGACCCGAGCGTGGCCAGCAAGCCCATCCTCGTGCTGGAGGACGTTCACAAGTACTTCCGGGCGGACAAACCGACGCTCCGGGGGTTGAACCTCACCGTGGAGCGCGGCGAGTTCCTCTTCGTCACCGGTCCGAGCGGGGCGGGGAAGAGCACGCTGCTGCAGCTGATCTACCGCAAGCACACGGTGGACGAGGGGCGGATCATGTTCTGCGGCAGGGACATCGCGCGGTTGACGCCGAAGTCCATCCCGTACCTGCGCCGCAACCTCGGGGTCGTGTTCCAGGACTTCAAGGTGGTCCAGCACTGGACGGTCTTCGAGAACGTGGCCGTCGCCCTCGAGATCCTGGACATGCCGCAGCGCCTCGTGCGCTCGCGGGTGGTGGAGACGCTGGAGCGCGTGGGGCTCGCTGGTCGCGGTGGCGAACGCACCAGCAACCTGTCGGGCGGCGAACAGCAGCGCGTGGCCGTGGCGCGCGCCATCGTGACCGAGCCCGCCCTCATCCTGGCCGACGAACCCACCGGCAACTTGGACCCCCACCTGGCCATCGACATCCTGACCTTGTTCGAAGAGGTGAACGAGACGGGCACCACCGTCATCTTCGCCAGCCACGACCACTCCCTCATCAGCAAGCGTGACCATCGCATCATCTCCATCGAGGATGGGCGCGTGTCGGAGGCGCGGCGTGGCCTGCGCAGCTGGTCTGCACGAGGGATCATCAGCGCCGCCGAGACGGGGCGCGGCAGCGGGCTGCACAAGCACCCCGTCGCGGTGTAG
- a CDS encoding ABC transporter permease has protein sequence MKQLITRARRGLREEMRLYLVAVSSLAVAFLCLGGALLALTNLSAVARAWGQSSRMTVYLRDGAEAEDVTQLRASVEGLPEVRSVEHLSSDEARAQFLEHSDVEPGLAALPAEVFPASLEITLAQGVAPSRTARIAERVAQFRAVSDVETYRGWFSRLESLLQAGRAIAGVLALLVALCVLAVIGNTIRLAVARRREEIEVMKLCGATDEFVRGPFVLEGTFQGFMSALISVVVLMGGFMLVRDELDATVAALTGVRAAFLHPLALVGLTLGGAAVGALGSALSLRRYLLV, from the coding sequence ATGAAGCAGCTGATTACCCGGGCGCGGCGGGGGCTCCGCGAAGAGATGCGGCTCTATCTCGTGGCGGTGTCGAGTCTCGCAGTGGCGTTTCTATGCTTGGGTGGTGCCTTGCTCGCGCTGACCAACCTGTCGGCGGTGGCCCGCGCGTGGGGGCAGTCCAGCCGCATGACCGTCTACCTGCGCGATGGCGCCGAGGCTGAGGACGTCACCCAGCTGCGCGCGTCGGTCGAGGGGCTGCCCGAGGTCCGCTCGGTGGAGCACCTCAGCAGCGACGAGGCGCGTGCGCAGTTCCTGGAGCACTCCGACGTCGAGCCCGGCTTGGCGGCGCTGCCTGCCGAGGTGTTTCCCGCCTCGCTGGAGATCACGCTGGCGCAGGGTGTCGCCCCCAGCCGTACGGCGCGCATCGCCGAGCGCGTCGCGCAGTTCCGGGCCGTGAGCGACGTGGAGACCTATCGCGGCTGGTTCAGCCGACTGGAGAGCCTGCTGCAGGCTGGGCGCGCCATCGCCGGGGTGCTCGCGCTGCTGGTCGCGCTGTGCGTGCTCGCGGTGATCGGAAACACCATCCGCCTCGCCGTCGCGCGTCGTCGTGAGGAGATCGAGGTCATGAAGCTGTGCGGCGCGACCGACGAGTTCGTGCGCGGTCCATTCGTGCTCGAGGGCACGTTCCAAGGGTTCATGAGCGCGCTCATCTCCGTGGTGGTCCTGATGGGAGGCTTCATGCTCGTCCGAGACGAGCTCGACGCCACGGTGGCCGCACTCACGGGGGTGCGCGCGGCCTTTCTGCACCCGCTGGCGCTGGTCGGGCTCACCCTGGGTGGCGCCGCTGTGGGTGCCCTTGGCAGCGCGCTCTCTCTGCGCCGTTACCTGCTGGTGTAA